One Ochotona princeps isolate mOchPri1 chromosome 7, mOchPri1.hap1, whole genome shotgun sequence genomic window carries:
- the LOC131480806 gene encoding la-related protein 1B-like: protein MERIEGLKNTFPDWFDDDSDYEIDDKDLDKILIVTQTPPYVRKHLGGDQTIHHVSQAKITLELAEVINDGLYYYEQDLWMQEDENSQPTVKELTKSESPEEEIMC from the exons ATGGAGCGAATAGAAGGACTAAAAAACACATTTCCTGATTGGTTTGATGATGATTCAGATTATGAAATTGATGATAAAGATTTAGATAAGATTTTGATTGTAACTCAGACACCACCTTACGTGAGAAAACATCTTGGAGGAGATCAAACAATCCACCATGTGTCTCAAGCAAAAATTACATTAGAACTTGCTGAAGTTATCAATGATGGCTTATATTATTACGAGCAGGATCTGTGGATGCAAGAAGATGAAAACAGCCAGCCAACTGTAAAG GAACTGACCAAAAGTGAAAGCCCAGAGGAAGAGATCATGTGTTAA